A genomic segment from Flammeovirga pectinis encodes:
- a CDS encoding transposase, whose protein sequence is MKSRQSYRLTGWDYRRESDYFITICAKDFKCIFGTIENQKMTYSPLGILAEIFWYQIPIFNSNIKLGSYVIMPNHIHGILHCTENNSEVDDLVNYPQAVSHNSKISPKKSSISTIIRTYKSSVTKHSRRLGYDFEWQPRFYDHIIRDNKNYERIELYIEQNIITWSNDRFYPK, encoded by the coding sequence ATGAAAAGCAGACAATCATACCGTTTAACAGGATGGGATTACAGGAGGGAATCTGATTATTTTATTACAATTTGTGCAAAAGATTTTAAGTGCATCTTTGGTACAATTGAAAATCAGAAAATGACTTACTCACCATTAGGAATTTTAGCAGAGATTTTTTGGTATCAAATACCTATTTTTAATAGTAATATCAAGTTAGGGTCATATGTAATAATGCCCAATCATATACATGGTATTCTACATTGTACAGAAAATAATTCTGAAGTTGATGACCTGGTAAATTACCCACAGGCAGTTTCTCATAATAGTAAAATATCTCCAAAGAAAAGCAGTATTTCTACGATAATAAGGACATATAAATCTTCAGTAACAAAACATTCGAGACGTTTAGGTTATGATTTTGAGTGGCAACCACGATTCTATGATCATATTATTCGTGATAATAAAAATTACGAAAGAATTGAATTATACATTGAGCAAAATATAATTACTTGGAGTAATGATCGGTTCTATCCAAAATAA